AATTCCCTGCTATAGCAATAATTCTTGGGTTTTTGGAAATTCTGAGGTAAAATCACCACTGATATTCCTTCTAGATCTTAACCATTCCCGTTGCCTCGTAGAAACCATCGCAAGCCGTCGAGTAACGCTGGGAGAGATGAATCTCCGAGACCTTCTGCGTACCGAAATTATAGTGTCCAAACTCTCGGAGAATAGCCGTTGCGTCGAAGGTAACTCTTGTGCCACGCTTCCCATCGCTCTCGCCACCGCTGCTACCGTCGCCACTATCCCGAAACAGCGAGTTCATCAGCGTAACATGCAGCTTTACACGATCGTGCTTTCGCTGCATCAATCCATTGGCGACGAAATATTCCATCATCTGATCAGCAATCTGCTGAAGGGCTTCTGATTCCACATTAGCGTACAAAACATCCACCGCATGCGGATCGTCGTTCATGTACTCCAACCCACGAACACGAATCTCCACGGCGCCGAAATCAGCTAAAATTGGTCTGTAAATCCACGCATTAGCATATCAGAGAATCTGTGTATGCATACTTCATCCTTACTCGATTATCGTTTCGCGACACTCCTGCAGTAGCTGGGCGGCATGTGATCGATCCTCGTTGTCCATCAAACTCATCGTACATAGCGTCAAGTGCAGTTTATCAACACGCTGAAACAACGATTCGTCCAACTGAAACAAGCTGGGCAATTCGGTAAGCACCTTCTCACGGAACCGACTATAGTTGGTCTTGATCTCGCTCGAATTCAGTGGAACCGAGAGGAAGTGAGTAAACTGTTGCTTGGTGCGAGCTCCAAGCACGATCAACTCGATCCGCTGTCGACATGCCGCAACCGCTTTCCTCGAGGTGCCTTTCACGACGATGTCCCCTTCGGTGCCCTGTTTGGGTACGATTATTTGtgttttggtttccgcctccaGCCGACGTCGGGCAGTGCCTTTGCTGCCAATGATCATCGCGAAGAATGTGCTACAGGAAAAAAGGTAATTATTAGAATATGTTACAGATTATTGCTTCTGTAGTATTTACGACGGGACGTGGAATGAGGTTTGCAATTTGCCACCTTCCTTCATTTCGATATCGTAATCCAGTTCACGGTCATCTTCCTCGTAGAGATCTGTAAAAGTTGTAAAGGTTTTTAGGACAGTAGTAGACAGTAGACGGCAGCCTTctatctagtctagtcacactGTGTCAATACTTTGAGGAAGACCATttggaaaactttgaaaaagagCTGTTCACTGGTCACTAGTAAAACAAAGTAGTGCACCAGGAACCGGTAACGATGGATCCGGAGGGTTGTAAGTTAACCGGCATGTTAGTAGTCGTAGCATCGCCCAGAAGCTAAAGACCAATTATAAAACTGTTTTAAATCATTTGCGGAAATCTGGAATCAATAAGAAGCACGATATTTGGGTGTCAACATCGTCGTCGTCTGCTAAGCGTCGACCAAACGGAATGGAATTGACCAATTTCAAATCGTCAAATCGCGGTGAAATAGCTCAAACGGTGGCCAAACCAGGATTaatggcc
The Toxorhynchites rutilus septentrionalis strain SRP chromosome 2, ASM2978413v1, whole genome shotgun sequence genome window above contains:
- the LOC129771769 gene encoding activating signal cointegrator 1 complex subunit 1, whose protein sequence is MDVMSPQLMWVGTRCYRVNHVSEQRYQTQDDNKPYIEEDLYEEDDRELDYDIEMKEGGKLQTSFHVPSTFFAMIIGSKGTARRRLEAETKTQIIVPKQGTEGDIVVKGTSRKAVAACRQRIELIVLGARTKQQFTHFLSVPLNSSEIKTNYSRFREKVLTELPSLFQLDESLFQRVDKLHLTLCTMSLMDNEDRSHAAQLLQECRETIIEPILADFGAVEIRVRGLEYMNDDPHAVDVLYANVESEALQQIADQMMEYFVANGLMQRKHDRVKLHVTLMNSLFRDSGDGSSGGESDGKRGTRVTFDATAILREFGHYNFGTQKVSEIHLSQRYSTACDGFYEATGMVKI